From a single Brassica oleracea var. oleracea cultivar TO1000 chromosome C5, BOL, whole genome shotgun sequence genomic region:
- the LOC106344873 gene encoding ATP-dependent DNA helicase pif1-like — protein MLTAYFEACQIYEEARELTYIQFPSRFTYHSDVKTWTPRKSGSSIGRIIYIHPASGDLYYLRILVNVVKGPCSFDDLYTVGSTKYESFREACYARGLLDDDKEWHDAIDEPSYWATARQLGRLFITILIYCEVANPLKLWDHAWKLLAEDILYMKQREFSFPGLILQDNELQQYTLIELERLLKENDKSLTDYPGMPKPDKSIKQEVSTTVLRQELNYDTKKEAIEYEKLFSTLNEDQQRVFTAVVDYVERQTGQLFFLYGAGGTGKTYVYRTLIARLRSVGKVVIPVASARIAALLLPGGRTAHSRFKLPLTLNNVSMCNITKGSMLATLISKTDLIIWDEAPMAHRQAFETLDRTLRDLLSAGDPSAASKPFGGKTVLLGGYFRQILPVIPQGTREDTVNASVSNSYLWRSAQVHTLSINMRLRQADKEFAEWILSVGNGTAATVETDAGSHEDGEKIVIADEFMLPQSDNTYQLVSDAAYPNFVENYLNRSYLTDRAILAPTNASAQELNSYLLSKVPSAEKEYLSSDTIAFESTPTDDWTKNYTQEYLNSLEYPGLPTHKLCLKVGAPVMMLRNLNQRNGLCNGTRMVVSRLGHRVLEAQIMTGTHVGEGVLIPRIQLSPDDSLHPFTFRRRQFPIRLCYAMTINKSQGQSLKQVALYLRRPVFSHGQLYVALSRVTTPEGLKVLDDTEGSSQRDVVTNIVFREVFINLNTSESQI, from the coding sequence ATGTTAACTGCATATTTTGAGGCCTGTCAGATTTATGAAGAAGCTAGAGAACTGACATACATTCAGTTCCCAAGTCGGTTTACCTACCACTCTGATGTAAAAACGTGGACCCCAAGGAAATCCGGTTCATCAATAGGAAGAATAATATACATTCATCCAGCATCAGGTGATCTTTATTACCTTAGGATTCTTGTCAACGTCGTCAAAGGACCTTGCAGTTTCGATGATCTCTACACAGTTGGAAGCACAAAATACGAATCGTTTCGAGAGGCCTGTTATGCTCGGGGGTTGCTCGACGATGACAAAGAATGGCATGATGCTATTGATGAGCCTTCCTACTGGGCTACTGCTCGACAGCTCGGAAGGTTATTCATCACGATTTTAATATATTGTGAGGTTGCTAACCCTTTGAAGCTTTGGGATCATGCATGGAAGTTACTGGCCGAGGACATCCTGTACATGAAACAGAGAGAATTTAGTTTCCCTGGATTAATTCTCCAAGACAATGAGCTGCAGCAGTACACGTTGATAGAGCTTGAAAGACTCTTAAAAGAGAATGATAAATCCCTTACTGATTACCCTGGAATGCCAAAGCCTGATAAATCTATCAAACAAGAAGTCTCAACCACTGTCCTCCGCCAAGAACTCAACTACGACACTAAGAAGGAGGCCATTGAGTATGAGAAACTATTTAGCACGTTGAATGAAGACCAGCAAAGAGTCTTCACTGCGGTCGTTGATTATGTTGAACGCCAGACTGGGCAGTTGTTTTTCTTATATGGAGCAGGAGGTACTGGGAAAACGTACGTGTACAGAACTCTTATCGCAAGGCTGAGGTCAGTTGGTAAAGTTGTTATTCCTGTTGCATCTGCTAGGATTGCAGCTCTGTTACTCCCCGGAGGAAGGACAGCACACTCCCGTTTCAAACTCCCTCTAACGTTAAACAATGTGTCTATGTGTAACATAACAAAAGGATCTATGCTTGCAACTTTGATATCAAAAACAGACTTGATAATATGGGACGAGGCTCCCATGGCACACCGTCAAGCTTTTGAAACCTTGGATCGCACACTGAGAGACTTGCTATCTGCAGGAGATCCATCCGCTGCATCAAAGCCATTTGGGGGTAAGACTGTGCTCCTCGGTGGATATTTCAGACAGATACTGCCTGTAATTCCTCAAGGAACTCGAGAAGACACCGTCAATGCTTCGGTAAGCAATTCCTACTTGTGGCGTTCAGCACAAGTACACACCTTGAGCATCAACATGAGACTGAGACAAGCTGACAAGGAGTTTGCGGAATGGATCTTGAGCGTTGGGAATGGAACGGCGGCCACTGTGGAAACAGATGCAGGGAGTCATGAGGATGGAGAAAAGATTGTAATAGCAGATGAGTTTATGCTTCCACAGAGTGACAACACGTATCAGTTGGTATCAGATGCTGCATATCCAAACTTCGTAGAAAACTACTTAAACCGGTCCTACTTGACAGATAGAGCTATTTTAGCACCAACTAATGCAAGTGCACAAGAGCTGAACTCTTACCTACTGTCTAAGGTTCCATCTGCAGAAAAGGAATATCTAAGTTCTGATACAATCGCCTTCGAATCTACCCCTACAGACGATTGGACAAAGAACTACACGCAAGAGTACTTAAACTCTTTAGAGTACCCAGGTTTGCCGACCCATAAACTTTGCCTCAAGGTTGGAGCTCCTGTGATGATGTTACGCAATCTCAACCAGCGAAATGGACTGTGTAATGGAACCAGAATGGTAGTTTCGCGTCTTGGTCACCGAGTACTTGAAGCACAGATTATGACAGGCACTCATGTAGGAGAAGGAGTCTTGATACCACGGATTCAGTTGTCTCCAGACGACAGTCTCCATCCATTCACTTTCCGAAGAAGGCAGTTCCCTATAAGACTATGTTATGCCATGACTATTAATAAGAGTCAAGGACAGAGTCTTAAACAAGTCGCTCTCTACCTTCGAAGACCAGTTTTTAGTCATGGACAGTTGTACGTGGCGCTCTCGCGAGTAACAACACCTGAGGGACTTAAAGTACTAGATGATACGGAAGGTTCAAGCCAAAGAGATGTTGTTACTAACATTGTCTTCAGAGAGGTTTTCATTAATCTGAACACAAGTGAGTCACAGATATAA
- the LOC106343771 gene encoding uncharacterized protein LOC106343771 — protein sequence MANSYTLLADLRAGRCSNTAEVRLLRFWKARNTKKGGELMSVDMLFVDEQSTLIHGTVNASRSQTYRQDFNEGSIYSLSGFDVTRSNNNFRLSDAPVCVRFGEGTRFTRVTDSDKVIPTEMFRFRSYDQLLALANTNRQLPDILGELTAIRSTISDGLHGSHRVMLTLCVERGLSVCVSLFDGLAYAFHEKMTSYGAEPKVVLVTSINPKIVGGRLFLNGTSATHVYFDTETNAASTQYANLFGDGLNQTGTSSKLLHAQKIEPITVSELNQYVLTADPQTIEFLCTARVTDIQREKGWCYIGCAKCTKKLLREISSFTCLFCDNTSAVASLRYRVELSVADQTDDAVFVAFDMEMVKLTNIQASEAVQILGVGVDAHVEDELPQFVADIVGKTFTFQLKLGEFNFTSKHQTFTISRIFTERQHAPLPAFVGDGDDHGPDDVIPVQNPVAHEVSPDTSTTVIEQAGGVAAVTGENPNANYQSSSSAVPGGPLGSSKQIADPNENGKKKARLE from the exons ATGGCTAATTCCTACACCCTTCTTGCTGATTTAAGGGCGGGGCGTTGTTCAAACACCGCCGAGGTCCGTCTTCTCCGGTTCTGGAAGGCTCGAAACACCAAGAAAGGAGGCGAGCTGATGAGTGTCGACATGCTCTTCGTGGATGAACAG TCGACGCTTATCCATGGAACCGTGAATGCGTCCCGCAGCCAGACGTACCGACAAGATTTCAATGAGGGATCAATTTACTCTCTTAGTGGATTTGATGTTACACGTAGCAACAACAATTTTCGTCTGTCTGATGCCCCTGTCTGTGTTCGCTTCGGCGAGGGCACAAGGTTCACTCGAGTTACTGATTCTGACAAGGTCATACCAACTGAGATGTTTCGCTTCCGGAGCTACGACCAGCTATTAGCACTTGCAAATACGAACAGACAACTACCAG ATATACTTGGTGAGTTAACTGCAATACGAAGCACCATCAGTGACGGACTACACGGATCACATCGTGTTATGCTTACCCTCTGTGTGGAAAG GGGTTTGTCTGTATGTGTTAGCCTGTTTGATGGTTTAGCTTACGCATTTCATGAGAAGATGACAAGCTACGGAGCAGAGCCAAAAGTCGTGTTGGTCACCAGCATCAACCCTAAGATAGTTGGGG GCCGGTTGTTCCTTAATGGGACCTCTGCTACACATGTCTACTTTGACACTGAGACAAATGCTGCAAGTACACAGTATGCCAA TTTGTTTGGAGATGGCTTAAACCAGACGGGCACATCGTCTAAGCTTCTTCATGCCCAGAAGATAGAACCCATTACTGTTTCTGAGCTTAACCAGTATGTCCTCACAGCTGATCCTCAG ACAATCGAGTTCCTCTGTACCGCTAGAGTAACCGATATCCAGAGAGAAAAAGGATGGTGTTATATTGGTTGCGCTAAATGTACTAAGAAACTACTGAGAGAGATTTCCTCTTTTACATGCCTCTTTTGTGATAACACCAGCGCTGTCGCTTCCCTTAG GTATCGTGTGGAGTTATCAGTGGCGGACCAGACCGACGATGCTGTTTTTGTCGCCTTTGATATGGAGATGGTTAAGTTAACCAATATCCAAGCTTCAGAAGCTGTGCAAATTTTA GGTGTTGGTGTCGATGCTCATGTGGAAGATGAGCTGCCTCAGTTTGTCGCTGACATTGTCGGCAAGACATTCACTTTCCAGCTGAAGTTAGGAGAGTTCAACTTCACTTCCAAGCACCAGACTTTCACCATCTCCCGTATATTCACTGAGCGTCAGCATGCTCCTCTCCCAGCCTTTGTAGGCGAT GGAGATGACCATGGTCCTGATGATGTGATCCCTGTCCAGAATCCAGTAGCACATGAGGTCTCTCCTGATACCAGTACTACTGTTATTGAGCAGGCTGGTGGTGTTGCAGCAGTTACTGGTGAGAACCCCAATGCCAACTATCAGTCTTCTTCATCTGCTGTTCCAGGAGGGCCTCTAGGTTCAAGCAAGCAGATTGCCGACCCAAATGAGAATGGAAAAAAGAAGGCACGTTTGGAGTAG